Proteins encoded within one genomic window of Methanosarcina barkeri str. Wiesmoor:
- the fpoH gene encoding F420H2 dehydrogenase subunit FpoH: MTVVIPEYITPLIPWVRGIVGLVLIGVIFMGAMGAVWLERKLSADIQTRMGPCRVGKYGLLQLVADAIKLFTKEDLKPLNADSLLFNNANIFMLGSVFLMLVALPVGAVFINGVEYPLAVTQMDISVLYIEAVSALSIFGIFMVAYGSNNKYSLLGAFRNFARMVGYEVPLGITVISVAAMTGSLNIVDISTAQGLHWNIFLQPLGCFVFFVSLMADMGRLPFDQNESEEELIAGWITEYCGMRFGLGFFAEYIHMILGSFLVALLFLGGWNVPGFIANNSFFGIIVPTGFLIVKVVFVLMVIIGLRWAVPRFRIDQVVDLSWKKLLPLALLNLVWAVGLGLYLGA, from the coding sequence ATGACAGTAGTAATTCCTGAATATATAACTCCTTTAATTCCCTGGGTCCGTGGAATAGTTGGCCTTGTTCTGATTGGAGTTATTTTCATGGGAGCAATGGGAGCTGTCTGGCTTGAACGGAAGCTTTCTGCTGACATCCAAACCAGGATGGGCCCCTGCCGCGTAGGAAAATATGGGCTTCTGCAGCTTGTAGCCGATGCAATCAAACTTTTTACAAAAGAAGACTTAAAGCCGCTGAATGCTGACAGTTTACTTTTTAATAATGCTAATATTTTCATGCTTGGTTCGGTTTTCCTTATGCTTGTTGCTCTTCCTGTGGGCGCGGTCTTTATTAATGGGGTCGAATACCCGCTTGCGGTCACCCAGATGGACATTAGCGTGCTTTACATCGAAGCGGTATCCGCATTATCCATTTTCGGAATTTTCATGGTGGCTTACGGCTCAAATAACAAATATTCTCTGCTAGGAGCTTTTCGAAACTTTGCTCGAATGGTAGGATATGAAGTACCTCTTGGAATAACTGTCATAAGTGTAGCTGCTATGACAGGTTCGCTTAATATAGTAGACATTTCGACTGCGCAGGGCCTGCACTGGAATATTTTCCTCCAGCCCCTTGGATGTTTTGTATTCTTTGTATCACTTATGGCTGATATGGGAAGACTCCCCTTTGACCAGAACGAGTCCGAAGAAGAATTGATAGCAGGGTGGATTACGGAATACTGTGGAATGCGTTTTGGGCTTGGTTTCTTTGCCGAGTACATCCACATGATCCTTGGTTCTTTCCTTGTAGCCCTTCTCTTCCTTGGAGGCTGGAACGTACCAGGCTTTATTGCAAACAACTCCTTCTTTGGCATTATTGTTCCAACAGGATTCCTGATTGTAAAAGTTGTCTTTGTACTTATGGTAATTATAGGGCTCAGATGGGCTGTCCCAAGGTTCAGGATTGACCAGGTTGTTGACCTGAGCTGGAAAAAACTGCTTCCTCTTGCCCTTTTAAATCTTGTCTGGGCTGTAGGGCTCGGACTCTACCTGGGGGCATGA
- the fpoI gene encoding F420H2 dehydrogenase subunit FpoI: protein MVLKNIKYAIRNITRPPVTRMYPEKQSELSDRFRGLQILDKSKCIGCGICANTCPNAAIKIVKAPIAPGSTKQRWFPQIDIGHCLFCGLCIDQCPKGALSSGKEYAKGLVKWKHKDLLITPEKLAREVDLEEGDEK, encoded by the coding sequence ATGGTCCTTAAAAACATTAAATATGCAATTAGAAACATCACAAGGCCTCCCGTAACCAGGATGTACCCGGAAAAACAGAGCGAGCTTTCCGACCGGTTCAGGGGGCTTCAGATACTTGATAAAAGTAAATGCATAGGCTGTGGCATCTGTGCCAATACCTGTCCCAATGCCGCAATCAAAATCGTAAAAGCCCCGATTGCACCAGGTAGCACAAAACAACGCTGGTTCCCTCAGATTGACATCGGACACTGCCTTTTCTGCGGGCTCTGTATTGACCAGTGCCCGAAAGGTGCGCTTTCAAGCGGCAAGGAATATGCTAAAGGTCTCGTAAAATGGAAGCACAAAGACCTGCTCATAACCCCTGAAAAACTTGCAAGGGAAGTCGATCTTGAGGAAGGTGACGAGAAATGA
- a CDS encoding NADH-quinone oxidoreductase subunit J, producing MIELETIGEALKMAVFWVLAISTVFFAVFVVTAKDIVRAGLALIMCMFGIAALYILLNAQFLGIIQVLVYIGAIGVLILFAVMLTKHEIGGEPGED from the coding sequence ATGATAGAACTTGAAACAATAGGAGAAGCTCTAAAAATGGCTGTCTTCTGGGTTCTTGCCATCTCTACAGTATTCTTTGCAGTCTTCGTGGTAACTGCAAAAGATATTGTCCGGGCTGGGCTTGCCCTGATCATGTGCATGTTTGGAATTGCAGCTCTCTACATCCTTTTGAATGCCCAGTTCCTTGGAATCATTCAGGTACTGGTTTACATCGGAGCAATCGGAGTGCTCATCCTCTTTGCGGTTATGCTAACAAAGCACGAGATAGGAGGTGAACCCGGTGAGGATTAA
- the fpoJ gene encoding F420H2 dehydrogenase subunit FpoJ, producing the protein MRINRPLAFLVVLLFTAIVVIGAFGTSWNTVSELPQSPADQSNIEGIGMLIFTQYVAPFEVLSIVLLASLIGAIYLAKGEGNR; encoded by the coding sequence GTGAGGATTAACCGACCTTTAGCCTTTCTCGTAGTTTTGCTCTTTACAGCTATTGTGGTAATCGGGGCTTTTGGGACTTCCTGGAATACGGTTTCCGAACTCCCCCAAAGCCCGGCTGACCAGAGTAATATAGAGGGCATTGGCATGCTGATCTTTACTCAGTATGTAGCGCCTTTTGAAGTCCTTTCAATTGTCCTGCTCGCCTCCCTCATAGGAGCAATTTACCTGGCAAAAGGGGAGGGCAACCGATGA
- the fpoK gene encoding F420H2 dehydrogenase subunit FpoK, translated as MIPLIFYLGLAALLFSIGLYGVMTHKNGIRMIMCIELMLNSANLNLVAFSSYTDTLNGQVFAVFSIALAAAEAAVGFAILMAIYRMHDKINLNELKSLRW; from the coding sequence ATGATTCCTTTAATCTTTTACCTGGGGCTTGCAGCCCTGCTGTTTTCAATAGGACTCTATGGTGTAATGACACATAAAAACGGCATCAGAATGATTATGTGCATTGAGCTCATGCTCAACTCCGCAAACCTGAACCTGGTAGCTTTCTCCAGCTACACGGATACCCTAAACGGGCAGGTTTTTGCCGTATTCTCAATTGCCCTTGCAGCTGCCGAAGCAGCAGTCGGTTTTGCAATCCTCATGGCAATCTACAGAATGCACGATAAGATCAACCTTAATGAGCTCAAGAGCCTGAGGTGGTAA
- the fpoL gene encoding F420H2 dehydrogenase subunit FpoL yields MVKTALEEFAFLIPLLPALAFVITFFFGRKMPSGGAIVPILAIAASFVISLMITLRLLANPDEVISQSYPWFAVLNIGVLIDPLAAVMLSMVSFVSLLIHIYAVSYMSGDPGEARYFAETALFTAAMLSLVLSDNILQLFVSWELVGLCSYLLIGFWFERPSAAAAAKKAFLTTRIGDVMFLTGIIVLTSDILKLAGGFQDGTYLLRFDEIFSYIPQLSALQTNIFGFEVSHLTIITLLFFGGAVGKSGQFPLHVWLPDAMEGPTTVSALIHAATMVTAGVYLVARTFPMFIAAPDSLMVVAYLGGFTALFAGTMGIVMNDLKRVLAYSTISQLGYMMLGLGLGSAIGLEAIGISLFHLINHAFFKALLFLCAGSVIHAVGTQDMRELGGVRKVMPVTAATMAIAALALAGFGIPGTSIGTSGFFSKDAIIEAAYLFGENSNNWIPYAFSIAAALLTSIYIFRLIFMTFTGKPRSDYHGHESPAIMTIPLSILAIFSLVFGGLTKTGFMNFLEETFANGFVNLNIGGLAALGRNELVGTAGSESLFVQWLPMIVAVAGLAVAFVIYYLRIIKLGPLASMKNPVYRLLYKRYYQHKIYTEFFSLGIVYGVIALLSQVLDVIIDSIVEGIGILTVGVSEELRRVQTGVVQTYAIVVIAGVSLLIILVKLIMEVL; encoded by the coding sequence GTGGTAAAAACGGCTTTGGAAGAATTCGCATTTTTAATTCCCCTGCTTCCGGCACTGGCTTTTGTGATCACCTTCTTTTTTGGCAGGAAAATGCCATCAGGTGGCGCCATTGTTCCTATACTGGCAATTGCCGCCTCCTTCGTAATCTCTTTAATGATTACTCTCAGGCTGCTGGCAAACCCAGACGAGGTTATAAGCCAGTCCTATCCCTGGTTTGCAGTGCTCAACATAGGAGTGTTGATTGATCCCCTGGCTGCAGTAATGCTGTCAATGGTCTCTTTTGTGAGCCTGTTGATCCATATCTATGCAGTTAGCTATATGTCCGGTGACCCAGGAGAAGCCAGGTATTTTGCAGAAACCGCACTCTTTACCGCAGCAATGCTTTCCCTGGTGCTTTCGGACAACATCCTTCAGCTCTTTGTTTCCTGGGAACTTGTAGGGCTCTGTTCTTATCTTTTAATTGGCTTCTGGTTCGAAAGGCCCTCGGCTGCAGCGGCTGCCAAGAAGGCTTTCCTGACAACCAGGATAGGAGATGTGATGTTCCTTACAGGGATAATTGTACTGACCTCCGATATCCTGAAACTTGCAGGCGGGTTTCAGGACGGGACATACCTGCTCCGTTTTGACGAAATCTTCAGTTACATTCCACAACTGTCTGCGCTTCAGACAAACATTTTCGGTTTTGAAGTAAGTCACCTTACCATCATCACCCTGCTCTTCTTCGGAGGAGCTGTAGGAAAGTCCGGGCAGTTCCCGCTGCATGTATGGCTGCCTGACGCAATGGAAGGTCCGACAACGGTTTCTGCCCTTATCCATGCTGCGACAATGGTTACTGCCGGTGTCTACCTGGTCGCAAGAACCTTCCCCATGTTTATTGCAGCCCCTGACTCCCTCATGGTAGTTGCTTATCTTGGAGGATTTACCGCACTTTTTGCAGGCACGATGGGAATCGTAATGAACGATCTCAAGCGTGTGCTTGCTTACTCGACCATAAGCCAGCTTGGATACATGATGCTTGGCCTTGGCCTCGGTTCGGCAATCGGGCTTGAAGCAATAGGCATTTCTCTCTTCCACCTGATCAACCATGCTTTCTTTAAGGCTCTTCTTTTCCTCTGTGCAGGCAGCGTAATCCATGCAGTAGGCACCCAGGACATGAGAGAACTCGGAGGCGTAAGAAAGGTAATGCCAGTTACGGCTGCTACTATGGCAATTGCAGCCCTGGCTCTGGCAGGCTTCGGAATACCAGGGACCTCAATAGGAACAAGCGGTTTCTTCTCAAAGGATGCGATTATTGAAGCCGCCTATCTCTTTGGAGAGAACAGCAACAACTGGATTCCCTATGCATTCTCAATTGCGGCTGCACTCCTCACTTCTATTTACATCTTTAGGCTGATCTTCATGACCTTTACAGGGAAGCCGAGAAGTGACTACCACGGACATGAGTCCCCCGCTATTATGACAATCCCCCTCTCAATTCTGGCAATCTTTTCCCTTGTGTTTGGGGGGCTGACAAAAACAGGGTTTATGAATTTCCTTGAAGAAACATTTGCAAACGGCTTCGTGAATCTTAACATAGGAGGCCTTGCAGCCTTAGGCCGAAACGAGCTTGTAGGGACAGCGGGGAGCGAATCTCTCTTTGTCCAGTGGCTTCCGATGATAGTCGCCGTTGCAGGCCTTGCAGTTGCCTTTGTGATCTATTATCTGAGGATAATTAAACTCGGGCCGCTTGCTTCCATGAAGAATCCGGTTTACAGGTTGCTTTACAAGCGCTATTACCAGCATAAAATTTATACTGAGTTCTTCTCACTTGGAATCGTATACGGAGTCATTGCTCTCCTTTCTCAGGTGCTTGATGTGATCATTGATAGTATCGTGGAAGGAATCGGAATTCTTACAGTCGGTGTAAGTGAGGAACTCCGGAGAGTCCAGACCGGAGTTGTCCAGACTTATGCAATTGTAGTAATTGCGGGTGTGAGCCTGCTGATAATACTTGTTAAGTTAATAATGGAGGTACTCTGA